The genomic interval TGTTGCATGTGCAGCCCATCTTTATGCCTCCCATCCGTCAACAAGTACCTGACAGATCCCGCCGCGGATCTTTTCACCGACTTCGCCTGCGCGAAGGTGGTCGAGTCTTGTCCAGTATTCTTTGAACGATATTTCGTTTACTTTGCAGCCAAGTGCCTTGGCCGCGCCGAATCCGGCTATCCTGCCCTCTACCATGGCAGCCGATGCCTCTTCTATTCCTGATGCGTCTCCCGCTACCCAGATGTCGGGGTTGCTGGTACGCATTGTGTTGTCCCTGAATGGTACGTGGCCGCAAAGCTGCGGGCAGTACTGCATCTTCGCCCCTGCCTGCCAGAAGAGCTCGGTGGTCGGGGTGAGCCCTACTGCCATGCAGATAACGTCGCAGTCGATCTTCTTTGGTTCGCCGATAAGCTGGAATTTGTCGTCGAGTTCCTGAATGACTGCTCCCTCTATTACTTTGCCGCCTACCGCTTCAACAATGGTGTGCCTCAGGAGGATGGGAATGCCGAGCCTTCTGATCTTCGCCGCGTGGACCCAGTATCCGCCGATCTTTGGCATGGCTTCCACTACCGCCGCGATCTCGACTCCGGCCTGCCTGAGCTGGTAGCTTACTATAAGTCCGATGTTGCCCGCTCCGACCATGAGGACTTTCTTGCCCGGAACTACTCCGTATACGTTCATGAGGGTCTGGACCGCTCCCGCTCCGTATACTCCCGGAAGGTCGTTGTTCGGGAAGGGGATGAGCCTTTCCTGCGCTCCCGTCGCCACTACTGTCTTCTTCGCCTTGATCCTGTAGTATTCGTCTTCGCCTTTCATCGCGGTGAAGATGCCCTCTTCCGGATAGTAGCCTGTGACTGTGGTGTTGGTCTGAATGTCCACTCTGTCACCAAGGGATTTTATTTCGTCAAGAAGGATGTCGGCTATCTTGTAGCCGCGTGTCCCCGCATATTCGTCCTTGCTTCCAAAGAACTTGTGCGTCTGCTTCACAAGCTGGCCGCCGGGGTGAAGGTCGCTCTCTATTACCGTTACCTTCGCTCCCGCTCCCGCAGCTTCTGCCGCAGCGCAAAGACCTGCCGCTCCGCCGCCTACTACGAGGAGGTCTGTCTCTATCGTCTTCTTCATATTTCCCGCCTCCCGCTATTTCGCTTCCAGTGGAACCTGGCCCTTGCCGTGCTGGGTCTCCACCTTCATGCCTGCCTCCAACGGCGTTACGCAGGTACGCACGTTGGGCACTCCGTCTACTACCATGAAGCATGAGCTGCATTTGCCGATAGCACAGAAAAAACCTCTCGGACGCTTCATCTCAGGCGTTACCCTGTATATCCTCACATCGTTGGCGTGAAGCGCCATCGCTATGGGTTCGCCTTCGAATCCCTTCATGTCCTTGCCGTCAAACGTGAATGTTACTTCCTTGCCGTGATGGAACTCAAGTATCGGGTGTTTCTGTATCAGTTCCATGCCCTCTCTCCCTCCTTGTGCTTGTTCGCGGAATCCCGTAGGGATTTTTGAAATGATGAAAATAAGATGGTTTGCTGCATAAAGGTGTGTTAC from Synergistaceae bacterium DZ-S4 carries:
- a CDS encoding NAD(P)/FAD-dependent oxidoreductase translates to MKKTIETDLLVVGGGAAGLCAAAEAAGAGAKVTVIESDLHPGGQLVKQTHKFFGSKDEYAGTRGYKIADILLDEIKSLGDRVDIQTNTTVTGYYPEEGIFTAMKGEDEYYRIKAKKTVVATGAQERLIPFPNNDLPGVYGAGAVQTLMNVYGVVPGKKVLMVGAGNIGLIVSYQLRQAGVEIAAVVEAMPKIGGYWVHAAKIRRLGIPILLRHTIVEAVGGKVIEGAVIQELDDKFQLIGEPKKIDCDVICMAVGLTPTTELFWQAGAKMQYCPQLCGHVPFRDNTMRTSNPDIWVAGDASGIEEASAAMVEGRIAGFGAAKALGCKVNEISFKEYWTRLDHLRAGEVGEKIRGGICQVLVDGWEA
- a CDS encoding (2Fe-2S)-binding protein gives rise to the protein MELIQKHPILEFHHGKEVTFTFDGKDMKGFEGEPIAMALHANDVRIYRVTPEMKRPRGFFCAIGKCSSCFMVVDGVPNVRTCVTPLEAGMKVETQHGKGQVPLEAK